The Vitis vinifera cultivar Pinot Noir 40024 chromosome 12, ASM3070453v1 genome has a segment encoding these proteins:
- the LOC100243659 gene encoding transcription factor TCP4 produces MKSAGGGEIVQVQGGHIVRSTGRKDRHSKVYTAKGPRDRRVRLSAHTAIQFYDVQDRLGYDRPSKAVDWLIKKAKSSIDKLAELPPWHPIALDPNASAGTSDIGMAQQSQESNYVFPPLGGGGGVGGENPSNDSAFIAPPLDSDSIADTMKSFFPTSSGTSSINYQNYPPDSNHHNEDLCLSLHSFQDPDAESNHKNLFASAAQVGYETNFQRMVSWGGGGGDSESRGGFGFMFNSPPMPMPQPQPPTLLSQGSEFSQRGPLQSSFAPAVRAWNELPIASGAMHQSSLSDGRFVPNGVPGFRIPARIQGEEEHSVVSDRPSSSSPNSHH; encoded by the coding sequence ATGAAGAGTGCTGGAGGGGGAGAGATAGTGCAAGTCCAAGGAGGCCACATTGTGCGGTCCACAGGGCGGAAAGACCGGCATAGCAAGGTCTACACTGCAAAAGGTCCTAGGGACCGCAGGGTTCGTTTATCAGCCCACACAGCCATTCAATTCTATGATGTGCAGGATCGGCTGGGCTATGACAGGCCCAGCAAAGCCGTAGATTGGCTAATCAAGAAGGCAAAATCTTCCATAGACAAGCTTGCTGAGCTACCACCATGGCACCCCATTGCCCTGGACCCCAATGCCAGTGCTGGGACTAGCGACATAGGCATGGCTCAGCAGTCCCAGGAGTCCAATTATGTGTTCCCTCCATTGGGTGGTGGGGGTGGGGTTGGTGGTGAAAACCCAAGCAATGATTCTGCCTTCATTGCACCACCTCTGGACTCTGATTCCATTGCTGACACTATGAAATCTTTCTTTCCCACTAGTTCAGGGACTTCCTCAATCAATTATCAGAACTACCCGCCTGATAGCAACCATCATAATGAAGATCTTTGTCTATCTCTTCATTCTTTCCAAGACCCAGATGCGGAGTCCAACCACAAGAACCTTTTTGCCAGTGCAGCACAAGTTGGGTATGAGACTAATTTCCAGAGAATGGTGAGTTGGGGAGGAGGTGGTGGAGATTCAGAGAGTCGCGGTGGATTTGGGTTTATGTTTAACTCACCTCCAATGCCAATGCCACAGCCACAGCCACCAACATTGCTGAGCCAAGGCTCAGAATTTTCACAGAGGGGACCCCTTCAGTCCAGTTTTGCTCCTGCTGTTCGTGCTTGGAATGAGCTTCCTATTGCTTCTGGGGCAATGCATCAATCTTCACTCTCTGATGGCAGGTTTGTGCCAAATGGAGTCCCAGGTTTTCGAATTCCAGCACGAATTCAGGGTGAGGAGGAGCATAGCGTGGTCTCAGATAGGCCATCCTCTTCCTCCCCCAACTCTCATCACTGA